In Leishmania panamensis strain MHOM/PA/94/PSC-1 chromosome 18 sequence, the following proteins share a genomic window:
- a CDS encoding hypothetical protein (TriTrypDB/GeneDB-style sysID: LpmP.18.1520), with protein sequence MSGLELIALVPIGIAGWKLFQKLGDQQNLIAQHELTINRQKEMLESIVNADRASLLKSPFHLAVAAGTLVLAGTVTYKSWTLTKSSTIRPPPNYEPTQSTFDAEQCVICLENCKDTVFLPCRHLCTCWSCASRIGNNSCPTCRAPLEAMQFVYQQ encoded by the coding sequence ATGAGTGGGCTGGAGCTTATCGCACTGGTACCGATCGGCATTGCTGGGTGGAAGCTTTTCCAGAAACTAGGAGACCAGCAGAATCTCATAGCACAGCACGAGCTCACCATCAACAGGCAGAAGGAGATGCTGGAGTCCATTGTGAACGCGGATAGGGCTAGTCTGTTGAAGAGTCCGTTCCACCTTGCGGTGGCTGCCGGGACGCTGGTTTTGGCGGGGACGGTGACCTACAAAAGTTGGACACTCACCAAGTCGTCCACAATTCGGCCGCCGCCCAACTATGAACCCACGCAGTCCACCTTCGATGCGGAGCAGTGCGTCATCTGCTTAGAAAACTGCAAAGACACCGTATTTCTGCCCTGCCGACACCTGTGCACatgctggagctgcgcgagtcgCATTGGGAATAATTCCTGCCCGACGTGTCGAGCCCCACTCGAGGCTATGCAGTTTGTCTACCAGCAATGA
- the NH gene encoding nonspecific nucleoside hydrolase, putative (TriTrypDB/GeneDB-style sysID: LpmP.18.1530) → MPRKIILDCDPGIDDAVAILLAYGNPEIELLAITTVVGNQTLEKVTRNAQLVADVAGIVGVPIAAGCCKPLVRKVRTAPQIHGETGLGTVSYPSEFKTKLDKRHAVHLIIELIMSHEPKSITLVPTGGLTNIAMAARLEPRIVERVKEVVLMGGSCCIGNASPVAEFNIFVDPEAAHIVFNESWDVTMVGLDLTSQALATPEVLQRVKEVGTKPADFILKILEFYTEVYETQRNTYAKVHDPCAVAYVIDPTVMTTNRVPVNIELNGELTAGMIVTDFRYPRPEQCHTQVASELDFSKYWDLVIDALKRIGDP, encoded by the coding sequence ATGCCGCGCAAAATTATTCTTGACTGCGATCCCGGAATCGATGATGCCGTGGCTATCCTCCTCGCCTACGGCAACCCGGAGATCGAGCTACTTGCCATTACGACAGTGGTGGGTAACCAGACCTTGGAGAAGGTGACCCGGAATGCGCAGCTGGTGGCTGATGTGGCCGGCATTGTCGGGGTGCCCATCGCGGCTGGTTGCTGCAAGCCCCTCGTGCGCAAAGTGCGGACTGCCCCTCAGATTCACGGTGAAACCGGCCTGGGTACCGTCAGCTACCCCTCGGAGTTCAAGACAAAGCTGGACAAGCGCCACGCAGTGCATCTCATCATTGAGCTGATCATGTCGCACGAGCCTAAGTCCATTACGCTTGTGCCCACGGGAGGCCTGACGAATATTGCAATGGCTGCTCGTCTTGAGCCGCGCATCGTGGAACGCGTGAAGGAGGTGGTTCTGATGGGTGGCAGCTGCTGTATTGGTAATGCGTCCCCCGTCGCGGAGTTCAACATCTTTGTCGACCCGGAGGCGGCCCACATTGTGTTTAACGAGAGCTGGGACGTGACAATGGTGGGGCTTGACCTGACAAGCCAGGCGCTCGCCACGCCGGAGGTCCTGCAGCGGGTGAAGGAGGTGGGCACAAAGCCTGCTGACTTCATACTGAAGATTTTGGAATTCTACACAGAAGTATACGAAACACAGCGAAATACATACGCCAAGGTGCACGATCCATGTGCTGTGGCGTACGTGATTGACCCCACCGTGATGACGACCAATCGAGTGCCGGTGAACATCGAACTGAACGGGGAATTAACGGCTGGCATGATAGTCACTGACTTTCGCTACCCGAGGCCGGAACAATGCCACACGCAGGTGGCGTCGGAACTGGACTTCAGCAAGTACTGGGACCTCGTGATTGACGCACTCAAGCGCATCGGTGATCCTTAG
- a CDS encoding hypothetical protein (TriTrypDB/GeneDB-style sysID: LpmP.18.1540) produces MSCNAGLLISVKGKREGELEIAHFPTKLTCSFSVSLAEVRRDEALFVLYRLRVKESSILFSKTYGLLGHDKAGRAQPSTWDEIALYAQPAVMEMGKLSTIRVEYITISEAEAMGLIERGEVEKEFCRPFFTRGDTKHYEVRCSFHDASPETAVENGSQKYSGGECTGGSRVTSAATAVTVLAAVCVAIGVIAARRRGITWEGAARAVHSWTGV; encoded by the coding sequence ATGTCCTGCAACGCGGGGCTTCTCATTTCCGTCAAGGGtaagcgagagggggagctggAGATTGCGCATTTCCCCACGAAGCTGACCTGCTCCTTTTCTGTGTCACTCGCAGAGGTGAGACGAGACGAGGCGCTCTTCGTCCTGTATCGCCTCCGCGTCAAGGAGTCGTCCATCCTCTTTTCTAAGACATACGGGCTGCTGGGCCATGACAAGGCGGGTCGGGCGCAACCATCCACGTGGGATGAGATCGCCCTGTATGCGCAACCGGCAGTGATGGAGATGGGAAAGCTATCCACTATTCGCGTGGAGTACATCACCATCTCCGAGGCTGAGGCAATGGGGCTTattgagagaggggaggtggagaaggagttCTGTCGACCCTTCTTCACGCGCGGGGACACGAAGCACTACGAGGTGAGGTGCAGTTTTCACGATGCCTCGCCAGAGACAGCGGTCGAAAATGGTAGCCAAAAATACAGTGGGGGCGAATGTACCGGCGGTTCCCGTGTCACGAGCGCCGCTACTGCGGTGACAGTACTCGCGGCGGTGTGCGTAGCTATAGGAGTTATAGCGGCAAGGCGACGTGGCATCACCTGGGAgggcgctgcgcgagctgtGCATAGCTGGACTGGGGTGTGA
- a CDS encoding kinesin, putative (TriTrypDB/GeneDB-style sysID: LpmP.18.1550), whose product MSQRRVEVAVRVRPNTELRRNSCVSLSHATHHISLQDNSGVNALAGRRSYKEDFLFDEHVSNRAVFEKLVLRRMLAATPEHPDTLCFLAYGHTSSGKTYTIGGSEKEPGILALCVEELLRGEGVVEVAMLEVYLESVNDLLAHGEPRHIRRRQGPLGPVIVVEGLTTCSLTSVQQWNAVAAYSMSSRRTAPTERNPRSSRSHAIFTIKSRGVRLCFVDLAGSERQTVFSPQLNKESISINKSLSRLSTVLEALSNQRVTQDGARPYVNFRDTTLTVLLQRYLTGSSMTTFLACVHPSADYYQETLSTLRYTQRLKRIRTRVTKVDEVEWSEMKTSEHQVLLDELTRLREQMKASENASKLVEAAHQRRIAELESTLAKQGRSPCGAVGASLPLLSPPRELNASRARDTRRVAGWLLSRVLGELPELNVGYDAYFDAYFPPSVQVIGYVSTMASLVPRIPGDDPLAFLDVGDLAMGLSMLDAGVPPFVRLHTSRCGDPSGWEGYEWDSSHDVVYVLAFFEYHPTAMSAAGMEEALQCCGGYVTSAPLLPIATVLCVAVSATRRVKEEVLQRLVDLQCEQHEAVMEQANAGARTPSLSSSLSSSRQSTLPSGTELLDASLVHSVGGAEGDNDASAISSAANGNALLGKEVHNQAADTPCIVAPLKEEDSSTNNSNSHSCDSRKEARAEIGSAEVRHSVGECTAPSRPSVSPPREGKAEETKAAEGSPTAAVSFPQSAPPTRRLFSPQRPSGTALALLPPADEVSPGCTSKRRHRTAREGKAVRMQTCQGCSAA is encoded by the coding sequence ATGAGTCAACGGCgcgtggaggtggcggtgcgcgtgCGACCCAATACGGAGTTGCGCCGTAACTCGTGTGTTTCTCTCAGTCATGCAACTCATCACATAAGCTTGCAGgacaacagcggcgtcaACGCGCTGGCTGGGCGCCGCTCCTACAAGGAGGACTTTCTCTTCGACGAGCACGTGAGCAACAGAGCTGTGTTCGAGAAGCTGGTGTTGCGGAGGATGCTCGCAGCCACGCCAGAACACCCAGACACGCTGTGCTTTCTTGCCTACGGCcacacgagcagcggcaagacCTATACCATAGGGGGAAGTGAGAAGGAGCCTGGAATACTCGCACTCTGCGTGGAGGAGCTTCTGCGCGGTGAGGGTGTCGTGGAGGTGGCGATGCTCGAGGTGTATCTAGAGTCTGTGAACGACCTTCTCGCGCACGGAGAGCCGCGGCACATCCGCCGTCGCCAAGGACCGCTAGGCCCGGTGATTGTGGTGGAGGGACTCACCACGTGCTCCCTCACGTCTGTGCAGCAGTGGAATGCCGTAGCTGCTTACAGCATGAGTTCACGCCGCACCGCACCGACAGAGCGCAACCCTCGCAGCAGTCGTAGCCACGCTATCTTCACCATCAAAAGCCGCGGGGTGCGTCTCTGCTTCGTTGACCTGGCCGGGAGTGAACGGCAGACCGTCTTCTCCCCTCAACTCAACAAGGAGAGCATCAGCATCAACAAATCGCTCTCCCGCCTGAGCACCGTACTGGAGGCACTGAGCAACCAACGAGTCACCCAGGATGGAGCTCGTCCCTACGTGAACTTCCGAGACACCACCTtgacagtgctgctgcaacgtTACTTGACCGGGTCGTCCATGACCACGTTTCTCGCCTGCGTGCATCCGAGCGCGGACTACTACCAGGAGACTCTCAGCACGCTCCGCTACACCCAGCGTCTGAAACGCATCCGCACCCGCGTAACCAAGGTTGATGAGGTCGAGTGGAGCGAAATGAAGACCAGCGAGCACCAGGTACTGCTTGATGAGCTGACCCGCCTACGCGAGCAAAtgaaagcgagcgagaacGCTTCTAAGCTCGTTGAGGCAGCCCATCAGCGCCGCATAGCGGAGTTGGAATCCACGCTGGCAAAGCAGGGAAGGTCACCATGCGGCGCAGTTGGTGCTTCATTGCCCCTTTTGTCCCCTCCCAGAGAGCTGAACGCTAGCCGCGCGAGGGACACGAGACGCGTCGCGGGTTGGCTGCTCAGCCGCGTCTTGGGAGAACTGCCAGAGTTAAATGTAGGCTACGACGCCTACTTTGACGCCTATTTTCCCCCTTCAGTCCAGGTGATCGGCTACGTGTCCACCATGGCGAGCCTTGTGCCGCGCATCCCTGGCGATGACCCGCTCGCATTTCTCGACGTCGGCGACTTGGCCATGGGCCTCTCTATGCTAGACGCTGGTGTCCCCCCATTCGTTCGACTGCATACGTCTCGCTGCGGTGACCCGAGTGGCTGGGAGGGGTACGAGTGGGATAGTAGCCATGATGTGGTCTACGTGCTTGCTTTCTTTGAGTATCACCCTACAGCGATGTCCGCCGCTGGCATGGAGGAAGCCCTGCAGTGCTGTGGTGGTTACGTGACGTccgccccgctgctgccgataGCGACGGTGCTCTGCGTGGCGGTGAGTGCCACTCGCCGCGTcaaagaggaggtgctgcagcgcctcgtcgaCTTGCAGTGCGAGCAGCATGAGGCAGTCATGGAGCAGGCCAATGCTGGGGCAAggacgccgtcgctgtcgtcctcGCTGTCATCGTCTCGTCAATCTACGTTGCCTTCAGGCACGGAGCTTCTCGACGCTTCCCTGGTGCACAGTGTAGGCGGGGCAGAGGGTGACAACGACGCTTCGGCCATCTCAAGTGCTGCTAATGGTAATGCACTCCTCGGGAAGGAGGTCCACAACCAAGCGGCGGATACGCCGTGCATTGTGGCACCGCTTAAAGAGGAGGATagcagcaccaacaacagcaacagccacagcTGCGACTCGCGCAAAGAGGCGCGCGCAGAGATTGGGTCAGCCGAGGTGCGCCACAGCGTCGGCGAATGCACCGCCCCTTCGAGGCCGTcggtgtcgccgccgcgagaGGGCAAAGCCGAAGAGACGAAAGCAGCGGAGGGCAGCCCCACGGCGGCGGTTTCATTCCCACAGTCTGCGCCACCAACACGTAGGCTATTTTCCCCGCAGCGGCCTTCCGGCACCGCATTAGCGCTGTTACCACCTGCAGACGAGGTGTCACCGGGGTGTACCAGTAAGCGGCGTCACAGGACCGCTAGAGAAGGGAAGGCCGTGAGGATGCAGACGTGTCAGggatgcagcgccgcgtaA
- a CDS encoding hypothetical protein (TriTrypDB/GeneDB-style sysID: LpmP.18.1560): MAVTKEKKSFKKFAKKHLAGVIETRRKTAKSKKEKLERLEKKKTREAKHAAREEKEHMDQLERLKDTDPEFYSYLEEEDPTLLQFGKEDIDVVEENDGSDAETEVDDDESRDGNIDDDNEHADGDNGEGSGDAAPHRGRVTREELAQLTSTSSAMELCIDVFVSAVRELGYQVKEHPRPQSTRKFEEPALVKEALVSVAKHVGKHLSTFITGKGSFKSYKTRMVVKRLLMALSSVIGEGHIDAVLTSGLLHTVVPFVPLLHYVRGLTKAVLKASLNLCAAPEESVRVAAYMVVRSVATRAAGTRSMYQSTAFKGIFLTLIRTAHHYNIHNQGTVVFLMNCVVDLYGTDMEAAYQHTFVYLRQLAIYLRAALQQQTQSNVRAVVNWQYLNALRTWGAVVSTYAEPNQLGPLIHPVVQIATALMDLFSSPRMFPMHLQVVEVLNHIARRADGLYIPVAPYLLRILTSPSVALSHAPNGASSSPDQADLLFTIRVKKVQARSGAYHRDIWSEALYLLTEHLATHSHTVGFPESFWAVESTLNKLKTQVRVPKVHSSISNLLRHIQTTSQKIKSKREQANFGPCDLAAVKQFEDELKQQGTALTSYYHTMRQQRIDDLAAKHKDASGERVTLECVVAKRKGGGSAGGKRNRPQVRRSA, translated from the coding sequence ATGGCCGTCACCAAGGAGAAGAAGTCCTTCAAGAAGTTCGCCAAGAAGCACTTGGCCGGCGTCATCGAGACCCGCCGCAAGACTGCCAAGTCCAAGAAGGAAAAGCTTGAGCgactggagaagaagaagacgcgTGAGGCAAAACATGCGGccagggaggagaaggagcacaTGGATCAGCTGGAGCGGCTCAAAGACACCGATCCCGAGTTCTACTCCTAcctcgaggaggaagacccgacgctgctgcagtttgGCAAGGAAGACATCGACGtcgtggaggagaacgaCGGCAGTGATGCGGAGACGGAGGTGGACGACGATGAGAGTCGCGACGGCAATAttgacgacgacaacgagcACGCAGACGGGGATAATGGGgagggcagcggcgatgcagcaccgcaccgtGGCCGTGTGACTCGCGAGGAGCTCGCACAGCTGACAAGTACTAGCAGTGCTATGGAGTTGTGCATTGACGTCTTTGTTTCTGCTGTTCGTGAGCTTGGTTATCAGGTCAAGGAGCACCCTCGGCCACAGTCTACTCGCAAGTTTGAGGAGccggcgctggtgaaggaggcgctggtgTCGGTGGCGAAGCATGTCGGCAAGCACCTCAGCACCTTCATCACGGGCAAAGGCTCCTTCAAGTCGTACAAAACGCGTATGGTGGTGAAGCGTCTCCTCATGGCGCTCTCGTCTGTCATTGGTGAGGGCCACATCGACGCCGTCCTCACCTCAGGCCTTCTTCATACCGTTGTTCCATTTGTGCCGTTGCTCCACTACGTGCGTGGGCTGACCAAGGCGGTGCTGAAGGCGTCGCTGAATCTCTGCGCCGCGCCCGAGGAGTCCGTGCGCGTCGCGGCCTACATGGTTGTGCGCTCTGTTGCCACCCGCGCGGCCGGTACACGCTCCATGTACCAGTCCACTGCCTTCAAAGGCATCTTCCTCACCCTCATCCGCACTGCCCATCACTATAACATTCACAACCAGGGCACAGTTGTCTTTCTCATGAACTGCGTCGTGGATCTCTATGGCACTGACATGGAGGCGGCGTATCAGCACACCTTTGTGTACCTGCGCCAGTTGGCTATCTACCTgcgtgcagcgctgcagcagcagacgcagagCAACGTCCGCGCTGTAGTCAACTGGCAATACCTGAATGCACTGCGCACGTGGGGGGCCGTGGTGTCGACCTACGCGGAGCCGAATCAGCTAGGGCCGCTCATCCACCCCGTTGTGCAGATCGCCACAGCGTTGATGGatctcttctcctcgccgCGCATGTTTCCGATGCACCTTCAGGTTGTTGAAGTGCTGAACCACATCGCTCGCCGTGCCGACGGGCTCTACATTCCTGTCGCGCCGTACCTGCTGCGCATTCTCACTTCCCCGAGTGTTGCGCTTTCACACGCACCAAACGGTGCCTCATCTAGTCCGGACCAGGCCGACTTGCTCTTCACCATCCGCGTGAAGAAGGTGCaggcgcgcagcggcgcctacCATCGTGACATCTGGAGCGAGGCGCTGTACCTCCTCACCGAGCACCTTGCCACCCACAGTCACACCGTAGGCTTTCCTGAGTCCTTCTGGGCGGTGGAGAGCACGCTGAACAAGCTCAAGacgcaggtgcgtgtgccgaAGGTGCACTCTAGCATCAGCAACCTGCTACGCCACATCCAGACCACCTCGCAGAAGATCAAGTCGAAGCGTGAACAGGCCAACTTCGGCCCGTGCGATCTTGCTGCAGTGAAGCAGTTCGAGGacgagctgaagcagcaagGGACTGCACTCACGTCGTACTACCACACCatgcgacagcagcgcatcgatgACCTCGCCGCGAAACACAAGGACGCGTCAGGCGAGCGTGTAACGCTGGAATGTGTTGTGGCAAAGCGAAagggcggtggcagcgctggtggcaAGCGCAACCGTCcgcaggtgcgccgcagTGCGTAA
- a CDS encoding hypothetical protein (TriTrypDB/GeneDB-style sysID: LpmP.18.1570), which translates to MDSLYSWDDSTKIGVAFTGLGVFFTFMGVLMFLDSILLTMGNVLFVVGVAMVMGPRRCKAFFIARQRASACFFTGILFVLFRWCFIGMCIQGFGALNLFGNFFPMLVRVLESAPIIGPILLSAPVQKVLSLMHINDGRSLRNV; encoded by the coding sequence atggACTCCCTGTACAGCTGGGATGACTCGACTAAGATCGGAGTGGCTTTTACCGGCCTCGGTGTGTTCTTTACCTTCATGGGCGTTCTGATGTTCCTGGATAGCATCCTGCTCACAATGGGGAACGTGTTGTTTGTCGTCGGtgtggcgatggtgatggGGCCGCGACGGTGCAAGGCGTTCTTCATCGCGCGCCAGCGCGCATCTGCGTGCTTCTTCACCGGCATTTTGTTTGTACTTTTCCGGTGGTGTTTTATTGGCATGTGCATTCAAGGCTTCGGCGCCCTGAACTTATTTGGCAACTTCTTCCCCATGTTAGTGCGTGTGTTGGAGTCAGCCCCCATCATTGGGCCCATACTCTTATCCGCCCCTGTCCAGAAGGTGCTGTCTCTCATGCACATCAACGATGGCCGAAGCTTGCGCAATGTATAG
- a CDS encoding hypothetical protein (TriTrypDB/GeneDB-style sysID: LpmP.18.1580), which produces MELTVGGKPVLLTTHKAYCEVNELQSLRAFAQYPPLCTYLTECEKNGPIPDAVVIRHLERVAHRITGAVVDLIYGGTSTARVLRLTNARPAVLLPIVAIEERRYAVLVQQAELSQGLKSVTTAMRGIVDAEGGFANDTYTSALARAGVRIADASPLSFTDFTIGNEGEPAVRFFTLTTTCNAEQAEQLRQNPDLALVELKDVFASGDAAASLAVSLVSATTE; this is translated from the coding sequence ATGGAATTGACCGTGGGGGGCAAGCCGGTGTTGCTGACTACACACAAGGCGTACTGCGAAGTAAATGAGCTGCAGAGTCTTCGAGCGTTTGCGCAGTACCCGCCGCTGTGCACCTACCTCACCGAATGTGAGAAGAACGGCCCAATCCCCGATGCCGTAGTAATACGGCACCTGGAACGCGTGGCGCATCGTATTACTGGCGCTGTGGTCGACCTGATCTATGGTGGCACCAGCACAGCACGTGTGCTACGCCTTACCAACGCCCGCCCGGCTGTACTGCTGCCGATCGTTGCTATAGAGGAGCGGCGCTACGCGGTGttggtgcagcaggcggagTTGTCTCAAGGGCTCAAAAGTGTAACGACAGCGATGCGCGGTATTGTGGATGCGGAGGGTGGCTTCGCTAATGACACCTACACTAGTGCACTGGCAAGGGCCGGAGTGCGAATTGCAgacgcttctcctctctcctttacGGATTTCACCATAGGCAACGAAGGAGAGCCCGCCGTCCGCTTTTTTACTCTGACGACGACGTGCAATGCTGagcaggcggagcagcttCGCCAGAACCCGGACTTAGCACTGGTGGAACTCAAGGATGTCTTCGCCTCAGGGGATGCCGCAGCGTCCTTGGCGGTATCCTTGGTGTCGGCCACCACCGAGTAG
- a CDS encoding hypothetical protein (TriTrypDB/GeneDB-style sysID: LpmP.18.1590): MTVTMDPDAPSVLTSEVYNAAEAIFNTLQNKEKLVSFLDCTTLLRGMGMNPTLEDMDKLKSLMAQPILRLEQWRREEELKREKERRKEEARERKGRGRASVAPGRKSIVQKIADPVAEAAPADNTVAEEIKNIDWNIFIRCTEMIFRDRMREECAVLEALRVFGGDSSTSMSRSKLIEIVTTKGDNILTPAEVKILVTLLPESCPVNEWAGRIQGTYVAPTQEEIDAAAMREIEARRHQEAAEKQKEAEKDPLKGL, translated from the coding sequence ATGACAGTCACAATGGACCCTGACGCACCGTCGGTGCTCACGAGCGAGGTATACAACGCCGCCGAAGCGATCTTCAACACACTGCAGAACAAAGAGAAGCTTGTGTCTTTCCTCGATTGCACGACGCTTCTGCGTGGCATGGGGATGAACCCAACGCTGGAAGACATGGACAAGCTGAAGAGCCTCATGGCACAGCCCATCCTTCGACTGGAGCAATGgcggcgagaggaggagctgaagcgcgagaaggagcggcgcaaggaggaggcgcgagAACGGAAAGGCAGAGGTCGCGCCAGCGTTGCCCCGGGGAGGAAATCGATTGTGCAAAAGATCGCTGACCCTGTGGCTgaggcggcgccggctgACAACACAGTCGCTGAGGAGATTAAGAATATCGACTGGAACATCTTTATTAGGTGCACAGAGATGATTTTCCGAGACCGCATGCGCGAGGAGTGCGCCGTGCTAGAGGCACTGAGGGTCTTCGGAGGGGACTCGTCCACCAGCATGTCGCGTAGCAAGCTCATTGAAATTGTGACCACCAAGGGCGACAATATACTCACACCAGCGGAGGTAAAGATATTAGTCACGTTGCTGCCGGAGAGCTGTCCGGTGAATGAGTGGGCGGGGCGCATTCAGGGTACCTACGTGGCCCCCACACAGGAGGAGatcgacgctgctgccatgcGCGAAATTGaagcgcgccgccaccaggaggcggcagagaagcagaaggaggcagagaaggatcCGCTGAAGGGATTATAA
- a CDS encoding hypothetical protein (TriTrypDB/GeneDB-style sysID: LpmP.18.1600), whose amino-acid sequence MSAMNLVVSITCNPPVISIFGPIKESTIDRLNETIPNSCSTTNTGNTPFALVRKEDPPRWFGELRTQFATEDIGTSTLFVAVLDVLEEEGAWKLRDSASMNHDNGKITYKFFFVRGAH is encoded by the coding sequence ATGTCCGCGATGAACCTCGTTGTGAGCATTACATGCAACCCGCCAGTCATCTCCATCTTTGGCCCCATCAAGGAGAGCACGATTGACCGCCTCAACGAGACAATTCCGAATTCGTGCTCCACCACCAACACTGGCAATACACCGTTTGCGCTGGTGCGCAAGGAAGATCCTCCGCGCTGGTTCGGCGAGCTTCGTACTCAGTTTGCCACCGAGGACATCGGCACATCAACGTTGTTTGTCGCAGTTCTGGACGTgcttgaggaggagggtgccTGGAAGTTGCGCGACAGCGCCTCCATGAACCACGACAATGGCAAGATCACCTACAAGTTCTTCTTCGTCCGCGGTGCTCATTAG